A DNA window from Sphaeramia orbicularis chromosome 22, fSphaOr1.1, whole genome shotgun sequence contains the following coding sequences:
- the LOC115414134 gene encoding b(0,+)-type amino acid transporter 1-like, translating to MDDKQPQALKIKREIGLIGGVALISGTMIGSGIFMSPQFVMGYAGSPGASLLIWAVTGVVAMFAALSYAELGTIFYESGADFIYILRIYGSFPAFFAAITFILVGKPFSTAAMAISISEYVLAPFYPGCHPPQLIVKCVAAVSILVVAIVNSLNVRIAVRIQVIFLMAKILALAAIVIGGIVEVTQSTRVIVENLNAENAFKGTQYSLNTIGMAFYQGLWSYAGWYNLNYVTEELKRPEVNLPRAVVIAISLVTGLYLLVNVSYLTVMTPTELMSSNAVAVTWGNKVLGSWGWIMSVAAALSAFGSLNGSLFGVSRMCFVAAREGHMPEILAMAHVHRLTPSPALIFTTIISLVVLIPGDFQSIVNYISFTTWFFYAITLSGLLYLRIKKPELPRPYTVPIILPILVLIAAIFLVLAPIIDSPQIEYLYVALFIFSGVIVYVPFIHYKLCPGLLTKLTVFLQLFLEVAPAEKNL from the exons ATGGATGACAAACAACCTCAGGCCTTGAAAATTAAACGGGAAATAGGGCTGATTGGTGGTGTTGCCCTAATTTCTGGAACTATGATCGGATCTGGGATATTCATGTCCCCACAGTTTGTGATGGGCTACGCGGGAAGTCCTGGAGCCAGTCTGCTTATCTGGGCTGTGACAGGAGTGGTTGCTATGTTTGCTGCATTGTCTTATGCTGAGCTTGGGACAATTTTCTATGAATCTGGTGCTGACTTCATCTACATACTGAGGATCTATGGTTCATTCCCTGCCTTTTTTGCAGCAATCACTTTTATCCTGGTTGGGAAGCCTTTTAGTACTGCGGCGATGGCAATTAGCATTTCAGAGTATGTCTTGGCACCCTTTTACCCAGGCTGCCATCCTCCTCAGCTGATAGTGAAGTGTGTTGCGGCTGTGAGTATATTGGTGGTTGCCATAGTCAACAGTCTGAATGTCCGCATCGCTGTCAGGATACAAGTGATCTTCTTGATGGCAAAGATTCTGGCTTTAGCAGCCATTGTAATTGGAGGCATAGTGGAGGTCACACAGAGCACCAGGGTGATTGTGGAAAATTTGAATGCTGAAAATGCATTTAAAGGCACTCAGTATTCTTTAAACACTATAGGGATGGCTTTTTATCAAGGACTCTGGTCTTATGCTGGCTGGTACAACCTGAATTATGTCACTGAAGAGTTGAAGAGACCAGAG GTGAATCTTCCCAGAGCTGTTGTGATCGCCATATCCTTGGTGACTGGTTTGTATCTGCTGGTGAATGTGAGCTACCTCACAGTAATGACACCCACTGAGCTCATGTCGTCCAATGCAGTAGCAGTTACATGGGG GAACAAGGTGTTAGGAAGTTGGGGCTGGATCATGTCTGTGGCTGCAGCTCTGTCTGCTTTTGGTTCACTGAACGGGTCACTTTTCGGTGTCAGCCGTATGTGCTTTGTTGCTGCCAGAGAGGGACACATG CCAGAAATTCTCGCTATGGCTCACGTGCACAGACTGACGCCGTCTCCAGCGCTGATCTTCACCACCATCATTTCCCTGGTGGTGCTGATCCCTGGGGACTTCCAGAGCATTGTCAACTACATCAG CTTCACAACTTGGTTTTTCTATGCCATCACTCTGTCTGGACTCCTGTATCTCAGGATTAAGAAACCAGAGCTTCCCAGGCCGTACACC GTTCCCATCATACTCCCTATACTGGTCCTTATTGCTGCGATATTCCTTGTGCTGGCCCCCATCATAGACAGTCCTCAGATTGAATATCTGTATGTGGCTTTATTTATCTTCAGTGGAGTTATAGTCTATGTGCCATTTATCCATTACAAGCTGTGCCCAGGCCTATTGACCAAGCTGACAGTGTTCCTGCAGCTGTTCCTCGAAGTCGCCCCGGCAGAAAAAAACCTGTGA